A genomic segment from Nicotiana tabacum cultivar K326 chromosome 7, ASM71507v2, whole genome shotgun sequence encodes:
- the LOC107770876 gene encoding BI1-like protein: MYGFTSLSTENDVGIKGDIEEGTLYPGLGYGENQLRWGFIRKVYGILAAQILLTTVVSAVTVLYAPINDLLRGNSGLLLVLIFLPFVLLWPLHVYQQKHPLNFVFLGLFTASLSLTVGVSCANTDGKIVLEALILTSAVVSALTGYTFWASRKGKDFSYLGPILFTSLFVLILTGFMQMFFPLGSATNALIGAVSAIIFCGYIVYDTDNLIKRFTYDEYIWASVTLYLDILNLFLTILRILRQGDN; the protein is encoded by the exons ATGTACGGATTCACGAGCTTGAGCACAGAAAATGATGTGGGAATCAAAGGTGATATAGAGGAAGGAACCCTATATCCAGGTCTTGGATATGGCGAAAATCAGTTGCGTTGGGGTTTTATTCGTAAAGTCTACGGTATTCTCGCCGCTCAGATTCTCCTCACCACCGTCGTCTCCGCCGTTACTGTTCTTTACGCGCCTATTAACGATCTCCTCCGTGGCAATTCTGGCCTTCTTCTAGTcctcattttccttccttttgTCC TGCTGTGGCCCTTGCATGTATATCAGCAAAAGCATCCGTTGAATTTTGTTTTCCTTGGCCTCTTCACTGCTTCTTTGAGTCTCACGGTTGGTGTAAGCTGCGCTAATACTGATG GAAAAATTGTCCTTGAAGCTTTGATCTTGACATCAGCTGTAGTTTCAGCTCTGACTGGATACACATTCTGGGCTTCTAGGAAGGGCAAGGACTTCAGCTATCTGGGTCCAATACTGTTTACTAGCCTCTTTGTACTTATCCTGACTGGATTCATGCAG ATGTTCTTCCCTCTAGGATCCGCAACTAATGCTCTTATCGGTGCAGTCAGTGCTATAATTTTCTGTGGATACATTGTATATGACACAGACAACCTGATTAAGAGGTTCACATATGATGAGTACATCTGGGCATCCGTCACTCTGTACCTGGATATTCTGAACCTGTTCTTAACCATTCTGCGGATTCTGAGGCAGGGAGACAACTAG